Genomic segment of Paenibacillus sp. FSL R5-0912:
TTATGGTTGAAGCAGATGCCGGGAATGAATACTTCCGATATGACAATCCGGTATGTATCATCGCATATACTGAGATGCTATCCAGCTGTCAAGCCATCGAAATGGATTCATCTATTCCTCCCCTATTATTAAGCCATAGCTCCAAGTAGGCTACAAGTCCAAGAATGGTTATAGATTGTTCTCTCCCTTGAAGAACCATTTAAAAAAGCGGGAGAACAGTTCAACTGTCCCCCCGCTCCTGCTGTAGTCCATTCTTGCTGCCGCTTACCGGTTGGGCAGGCTATACCCTTCACCGATGGCACTGCCGTCTGTGAAGCGATAGAAGCTGTAATAGAACCTGCCGTCCTTTTTGTAGAACAGCTGCCAGGCATATTCTCCGTTATACACTCCCGGCAGCAGCCGTTTAATCGTAATACCCGGAAGCTGGGCAGCTATACTATCACGGATCTGCGCCTCCGAAGTCCCTTTGCTGAGCTCCTCCGCATATAAATCATTTTCGCCTCCGGCTGGCTGGCCTTCCTTGGTAAAGCGGACCCAAACCATCAGCTCGGTTCCAGCATCATTTTTTCCGGTAAGCACCCAGTAAATCGCATTTTCATCCCAGACGGATTTCTGTGCTTTGGATACCTCAGTTAAGCCAGCCCGTGCTCTGGCAATCTCTTTGGCTTCACTCCGCTCGTTCCACTGATCCTTCATAATGTAGGCATAAAACTGGCTTAGTCCGAACAGAAGGAGCAGAACCAGGGAAATCCCCAGCGGAAGCCATTTTCTCCTCTTCTTCAACATGCAGCTTCCTTTCCAAATAACCTAAATTACCGTTTCAGCAGTCCTTCGAACGTTTCCTGCGCTTTGCGGCGGATAGCCTCTTCATCTAGTGTCAGACATTGTCCGTGCTTCACAATCTGTTTACCGTTGACCCAGACATGTTCCACATCCTTGGCACTAGCCGAATACACGGCATGGGACAAGAGGTCGGTATGCGGCAGCAAATGCGGCTGATCAATATCAATCGCAATGAAGTCAGCCTTCATCCCTGCTGCAAGCCGGCCTACCTGGTTCAGGAAAATCGAATGTGCACCATATTCTGTCGCCATGAGCAGCGCCTCAGGAGCAGGTACTGCCGTTGGATCACCGCTTACGCCTTTATGAATCAGCGCGGCCAGCCGCATTTCCTCAAACATATCCAGATTGTTGTTGCTTGCCGCGCCGTCCGTACCCAGGGAGACCTTAACTCCTGCTCTAAGCAGCTCAGGAACACGGGCTACTCCGCTGGCCAGCTTAAGGTTGCTGCCGGGATTATGAGATACGCCAACATTATGGCGGGCCAGAATCTCAATCTCTTCATCGTTCAGATGAACACCGTGGGCGATCAGGGACGGCCGGGTGAACATTCCCAGCTTCTCCAGATGCGCGACCGGTCGCAGGCCGTAATCGGCCACATTCTGCTCCACTTCATGGCGCGTTTCGGACATATGCGTGTGCATCGGCAGATCAAGATCATGTGCCGCCTGAACAAACTTCATGAAAAACTGCGGAGGACAGGTGTAAGGCGCATGGGGCGAGAGCATTGCAGTAATTCTGCCGTCAGCCTTGCCATGCCAGTTCCGGGCAAAAGCAATCGCCTCCGCCAGCTTGTGGTTCTGCACCTCTTCCGGACACAGGCCAATAACACCGCGCATAAGTACTGCACGGATGCCTGACTGCTCCGTAACCTCAGCAACCCGGTCCATATGATCATACATATCGAGGAAGGTCGTAGTGCCGCCCTTCAGCATCTCAAGAACGGATAGTGAGGTGCCCCAGTATACATCTTCACCGGTGAATTTCTCTTCCATCGGCCACATTTTTTCCTGCAGCCAAGCCTGCAGCACCATA
This window contains:
- a CDS encoding cell wall elongation regulator TseB-like domain-containing protein; translated protein: MKKRRKWLPLGISLVLLLLFGLSQFYAYIMKDQWNERSEAKEIARARAGLTEVSKAQKSVWDENAIYWVLTGKNDAGTELMVWVRFTKEGQPAGGENDLYAEELSKGTSEAQIRDSIAAQLPGITIKRLLPGVYNGEYAWQLFYKKDGRFYYSFYRFTDGSAIGEGYSLPNR
- a CDS encoding amidohydrolase gives rise to the protein MSSNKTIIKDGRFLVPGSDKPVLSGYMTIENDLITYIGEAKPVIEEDAEVIDGSRLLFMPGLVNTHGHAAMSLLRGYGDDMVLQAWLQEKMWPMEEKFTGEDVYWGTSLSVLEMLKGGTTTFLDMYDHMDRVAEVTEQSGIRAVLMRGVIGLCPEEVQNHKLAEAIAFARNWHGKADGRITAMLSPHAPYTCPPQFFMKFVQAAHDLDLPMHTHMSETRHEVEQNVADYGLRPVAHLEKLGMFTRPSLIAHGVHLNDEEIEILARHNVGVSHNPGSNLKLASGVARVPELLRAGVKVSLGTDGAASNNNLDMFEEMRLAALIHKGVSGDPTAVPAPEALLMATEYGAHSIFLNQVGRLAAGMKADFIAIDIDQPHLLPHTDLLSHAVYSASAKDVEHVWVNGKQIVKHGQCLTLDEEAIRRKAQETFEGLLKR